In the genome of Montipora foliosa isolate CH-2021 chromosome 3, ASM3666993v2, whole genome shotgun sequence, one region contains:
- the LOC137997198 gene encoding poly(A) RNA polymerase GLD2-like isoform X1, which yields MFGLASRSSLTFEIKEKFETVKESEHTARKKKLWCESIERSIKESYPSSRLILAGSSVSGFATEGCDVDLTLIRPNRTSLYASTCDVEVLRKIRDGLRSIRSINTELIDGAVVPILKLTDRIERLEGDISVDIHNSIFNTYLQKCYANMDPRVIPLVVNVKHWAKMAGITGARDHMLSGFAVVLLVIYYLQIGCTPPVLPSLQAINPSHFSTSSSAAVTADKLTSGSLPLFVTTYRSNNNETLGNLLVGFFKFYCDFNWHQVLSVRLAGPRSVPCDRKWTRPYIRIEDPCDLKNVTRAVYKLYQFDSIRQAIRRAKGKLEYNGCRLSEIL from the exons atgttTGGACTCGCCTCTCGTTCTTCTTTAACTTTCGAAATCAAAGAAAAGTTTGAGACAGTTAAAGAAAGCGAGCATACTGCAAGGAAGAAAAAGTTATGGTGTGAAAGTATAGAACGCAGTATAAAGGAAAGCTACCCTTCTTCAAGACTTATTCTTGCTGGTTCTTCAGTAAGCGGCTTTGCTACTGAAGGCTGTGATGTCGACTTGACCCTAATTCGTCCCAACCGAACTAGTTTATACGCTAGCACGTGTGACGTAGAGGTCCTTCGTAAAATTCGAGACGGTTTAAGGAGTATACGGTCCATTAACACAGAG CTTATCGATGGAGCCGTTGTCCCTATATTAAAGCTAACGGATAGGATTGAACGATTAGAAGGGGACATCAGTGTTGATATCCACAACTCCATATTCAACACCTACTTGCAGAAGTGCTACGCTAACATGGACCCCAGGGTCATTCCTTTGGTGGTGAATGTAAAGCACTGGGCCAAAATGGCAGGAATCACTGGCGCTCGGGACCACATGCTGTCTG GGTTTGCTGTGGTACTATTGGTGATATATTACTTACAGATAGGCTGTACACCGCCCGTCCTTCCATCTCTACAAGCGATCAATCCAAGTCACTTTAGTACGTCGTCAAGTGCAGCTGTTACAGCTGACAAGCTGACTAGCGGCTCCCTTCCGTTATTTGTGACAACTTACAGGTCCAACAACAACGAGACGCTGGGAAATCTTCTGGTTGGTTTCTTCAAGTTTTATTGTGATTTTAACTGGCATCAGGTGTTATCGGTACGTTTAGCCGGCCCTAGAAGTGTACCCTGTGACAGAAAGTGGACAAGACCGTATATTCGCATTGAAGACCCGTGCGACCTGAAAAATGTCACTCGCGCAGTATACAAGTTGTACCAGTTCGATTCCATAAGGCAAGCAATCAGGAGGGCAAAAGGAAAGCTGGAATATAATGGGTGTCGTTTGAGCGAGATCCTGTAA
- the LOC137997198 gene encoding poly(A) RNA polymerase GLD2-like isoform X2, which translates to MFGLASRSSLTFEIKEKFETVKESEHTARKKKLWCESIERSIKESYPSSRLILAGSSLIDGAVVPILKLTDRIERLEGDISVDIHNSIFNTYLQKCYANMDPRVIPLVVNVKHWAKMAGITGARDHMLSGFAVVLLVIYYLQIGCTPPVLPSLQAINPSHFSTSSSAAVTADKLTSGSLPLFVTTYRSNNNETLGNLLVGFFKFYCDFNWHQVLSVRLAGPRSVPCDRKWTRPYIRIEDPCDLKNVTRAVYKLYQFDSIRQAIRRAKGKLEYNGCRLSEIL; encoded by the exons atgttTGGACTCGCCTCTCGTTCTTCTTTAACTTTCGAAATCAAAGAAAAGTTTGAGACAGTTAAAGAAAGCGAGCATACTGCAAGGAAGAAAAAGTTATGGTGTGAAAGTATAGAACGCAGTATAAAGGAAAGCTACCCTTCTTCAAGACTTATTCTTGCTGGTTCTTCA CTTATCGATGGAGCCGTTGTCCCTATATTAAAGCTAACGGATAGGATTGAACGATTAGAAGGGGACATCAGTGTTGATATCCACAACTCCATATTCAACACCTACTTGCAGAAGTGCTACGCTAACATGGACCCCAGGGTCATTCCTTTGGTGGTGAATGTAAAGCACTGGGCCAAAATGGCAGGAATCACTGGCGCTCGGGACCACATGCTGTCTG GGTTTGCTGTGGTACTATTGGTGATATATTACTTACAGATAGGCTGTACACCGCCCGTCCTTCCATCTCTACAAGCGATCAATCCAAGTCACTTTAGTACGTCGTCAAGTGCAGCTGTTACAGCTGACAAGCTGACTAGCGGCTCCCTTCCGTTATTTGTGACAACTTACAGGTCCAACAACAACGAGACGCTGGGAAATCTTCTGGTTGGTTTCTTCAAGTTTTATTGTGATTTTAACTGGCATCAGGTGTTATCGGTACGTTTAGCCGGCCCTAGAAGTGTACCCTGTGACAGAAAGTGGACAAGACCGTATATTCGCATTGAAGACCCGTGCGACCTGAAAAATGTCACTCGCGCAGTATACAAGTTGTACCAGTTCGATTCCATAAGGCAAGCAATCAGGAGGGCAAAAGGAAAGCTGGAATATAATGGGTGTCGTTTGAGCGAGATCCTGTAA